In Fusarium oxysporum f. sp. lycopersici 4287 chromosome 12, whole genome shotgun sequence, one DNA window encodes the following:
- a CDS encoding hypothetical protein (At least one base has a quality score < 10): MQLKTFTFPFAAQTAIASQVKWAGVNLFGLANDVNILGSAYNPFLDLSCEPSYHSYPYINTVDDYKSWHDKGFNLFRIVMAWQHVQTSLGGSLNETNMETVDELVKAITDDGGQAILDIHNYARWYCAVIDQPEVSFLNPNITVTNDHFADLWTKLSERYKSNSKVIFQLMNEPHDLNITKWGATNQAAILAIRKVTEKQKILVSGTQFARLVDWEAFSQPGIGPGLIQDPANNTLYDFHQYFDDIAGAYGLCEPWSGYVKRFEAVTRILRRNGFQGTVTEFGGGSFPQCADTIQSMLAFLDRNSDVWYGWAAWGSFNEGSDLYLSLDKNSTYNLITRTLEKFVPK, translated from the exons ATGCAGCTCAAGACTTTTACGTTTCCTTTCGCGGCTCAAACTGCCATTGCCAGCCAGGTAAAATGGGCAGG TGTCAACTTGTTTGGTCTCGCCAACGATGTCAACATCCTCGGATCAGCTTACAACCCCTTCCTCGATCTGTCCTGCGAACCAAGCTATCACAGCTACCCTTACATCAACACTGTGGATGATTACAAGTCATGGCACGATAAAGGCTTCAACCTCTTTCGAATCGTTATGGCTTGGCAGCATGTTCAGACATCGCTTGGCGGTAGCTTGAATGAGACAAACATGGAAACAGTTGACGAGCTGGTCAAGGCCATTACTGATGATGGTGGGCAAGCCATCCTGGACATT CACAACTATGCACGTTGGTACTGCGCCGTGATTGACCAACCTGAAGTGTCATTCCTCAATCCCAACATCACCGTTACCAACGACCACTTTGCAGATCTCTGGACAAAGCTTTCCGAGAGATACAAATCAAATTCCAAAGTAATCTTCCAACTTATGAATGAAC CTCATGATCTTAACATCACCAAATGGGGCGCGACCAACCAGGCTGCAATTCTTGCGATCCGAAAGGTCACCGAAAAACAGAAAATCCTTGTCTCAGGAACACAGTTCGCTCGCCTCGTTGACTGGGAGGCTTTCTCTCAACCAGGTATCGGTCCCGGTCTGATTCAAGACCCCGCCAACAATACCCTTTACGATTTCCACCAGTACTTTGACGATATTGCCGGCGCATATGGTCTCTGTGAACCTTGGAGCGGTTATGTAAAGAGGTTTGAGGCAGTGACCCGCATCTTGCGCCGCAATGGCTTCCAAGGAACCGTCACAGAGTTTGGTGGCGGGTCTTTTCCTCAGTGCGCCGACACCATTCAATCTATGCTGGCATTCCTTGACCGCAACAGTGATGTATGGTATGGATGGGCTGCATGGGGTAGCTTCAATGAGGGCTCGGATTTGTACCTGAGTTTGGACAAAAACTCGACCTACAACCTTATCACTAGGACTCTGGAGAAGTTCGTTCCGAAGTAG
- a CDS encoding heme-binding peroxidase: MSSIDKPLSESQASRPGDFEAVRKSIIDLLRQPDYDDGSAGPVLVRLAWHSSGTYDVETDTGGSNGAGMRYEAEGGDPANAGLQNARLFLEPVKRLHPWITYSDLWTLAGVTAIRAMGGPEIDWLPGRTDFVDDSKLPPRGRLPDAAQGADHIRDIFYRMGFNDREIVALSGAHSLGRCHTENSGFEGKWVNNPTRFSNQYFRLLLSEKWTEKTVPESGVTQFSSVDPDTEEELMMLPTDMALTTDPEFSKYVRLYADDKELFFNDFKAAFAKLLELGIARDAEGNITNSDNEKGGYRSAPKKSDSVSTNAGFGQGTKTNGCPVMHARAKL; the protein is encoded by the exons ATGTCCAGTATCGATAAGCCGCTATCAGAAAGCCAGGCCTCGAGACCTGGTGATTTCGAAGCTGTCAGAAAGTCTATTATTGATCTTCTCCGCCAGCCTGACTACGACGATGGAAGTGCCGGCCCTGTTCTTGTACGCCTAGCCTG GCACTCTTCTGGCACATATGACGTAGAAACAGACACCGGAGGCTCAAATGGCGCTGGCATGCGCTACGAAGCTGAGGGTGGTGATCCTGCCAACGCCGGCCTTCAGAATGCTCGCCTCTTCCTAGAGCCCGTCAAGCGTCTTCACCCATGGATCACATACTCAGACCTATGGACACTTGCCGGTGTGACTGCCATTCGAGCCATGGGAGGCCCGGAAATCGATTGGTTACCAGGGCGAACCGATTTTGTAGACGATAGCAAGCTTCCACCTCGCGGCCGTCTTCCTGATGCGGCTCAAGGAGCAGACCATATCCGAGACATCTTTTACCGAATGGGCTTCAACGATCGTGAGATCGTGGCCCTCAGTGGTGCACACAGTCTCGGACGCTGCCATACGGAAAACTCGGGCTTTGAGGGTAAATGGGTCAATAATCCGACACGATTCTCGAATCAATATTTCCGACTCCTGCTGTCCGAAAAATGGACTGAGAAGACAGTCCCTGAATCTGGTGTTACTCAGTTCTCCTCTGTTGACCCTGACACAGAAGAGGAGTTGATGATGCTCCCAACCGATATGGCTCTGACAACAGACCCCGAGTTCTCCAAATATGTGCGTCTGTATGCTGACGATAAGGAATTGTTCTTCAACGACTTCAAAGCAGCGTTCGCCAAGCTGTTGGAGCTGGGAATAGCAAGAGACGCAGAGGGGAACATTACGAACAGCGATAACGAGAAGGGAGGGTATAGAAGCGCGCCGAAAAAGAGCGATTCGGTCTCAAC